The Chitinivibrio alkaliphilus ACht1 DNA window TAACACATTCATATCTATCGGTTTTGTAATGTAATCATTCATACCAGCTTCTATGGCTTTTTCTTTGATATCTGAAAGAGCGTGGGCAGACATGGCAATAATGGGCGTCTGTTTATTTTTGTCAACATAGTTTCGAATGTACTTTGTTGTTTCAAAGCCATCCATCTCAGGCATTTGTATATCCATAAGTATCACATCATATACCGTTTCTTCGGTCAGTTTTATCACCTCTTTCCCATCCTGTGCTAAATCTGTTTTAACTCCCATTTCTCCAAGTAATGCTAGGCTTACTTCTTGGTTGATCTCATTATCTTCCACAAGAAGAATGGTTGTGTTTTTCAGTGTTGTTTGTGTTTCTTTTTCTGTTGTTTTGGGCGTTGAGTCTGTAGAAAAAACAGAAAGGAGCTCTTGTCCCATCTCCGTAATAGGAGCGTCTTTGTGGATACTGTGGGTGTATTCTGAGTGCACAGGGGGAGCCACTTTCTCGGGTAAGGAGAATTCGTTTGCAACACGAAAAGTCATCGATAGTAGATATTGTTTTTGCAAATTGTGCGGCACTCATCCCTTTCAAGTCATCAGAGACAACAACTCCTTCGTATGCGATCTCTTTTGTATAGAGATGATTAATTGCTTCTGGGGCACTCTCACATCGATCGGCTGTGAGGCGCATATCCTTGATTTTGTTCCACACATACTCTTCATGAGTGGGGATAATAAAGAGTAATGTTCGTTCCCGCAGGGGAGAAAGGGTTATGTCTTTTGGTTGCTGAAGAGGGAGGCGTATCCAAAAAATAGCTCCACGGGGAGAGTTGTCACGAACACCAATTTCTCCTCCCATAAGGGTTGTTAATTCTTTTGAGATTGCTAAACCCAGGCCTGTTCCACCATATTTTCGGGTTGTCGATGTGTCCGCCTGGGAGAATTTATCAAAGAGTACTTCTTTCTTTTCATCCCGTACTCCAATGCCGGAATCTTCCACAGCAATATGTAGGGGAGTATCTTTTGCTGTGGTGACCCGAATAAAAACCCCTCCTTGGTGGGTAAATTTTATCGCATTTGATACAAGGTTTGTTATCACTTGCCGAAGGCGGATTGGGTCACCACGGAAAAACTCCGGTACATCTGAGGCTATGTCATATTTTAGGGAAAGCCCCTTCTCTTCAGCTTTAAAGGAGAGACTGAGCATCGTTTCCGAAAGTAGCTTATGAATACTGAAGTCGATTGACTCTAAATCAAGACGTTTTGCTTCTATTTTAGAAATATCAAGAATATCATTGACTAAGCTGAGAAGAATTTGGCCACTACTACTAATACTCTCTGCAAATTTTTCTTGTTTGTCATCTAAGTTTGTCGAGAGAAGAAGTTTTATAAGACCAAGAATACCGTTAAGTGGGGTTCGTATTTCGTGAGACATGTTTGCAATGAAGTCACTTTTCGCTGAATTGGCAAGTTTTGCCTTTTTTGCAAGTCTTTGAGCAATATCTTTTTGTTTGGTAAGGGCAAGGGTATACTCCTCGGCCTTCTTTCTCATACGCTCTTCATCTTCGGCAATACTTAAGGCATTTCGACTTGTTTCGTCAATGGATTCGACAAGAGTATAGATAGCATGCTCAAGGGTGGTACTTTCTTGCGCAAGACTTTCTTTGAGAGAAAGTAGTTGTGAGAAGAGAGAGGAACATTCAGAAGAGGCGTCTCGTGGATAATTTTCCTCTAAATGTGCGACCAGTTCGAAAAGAGTATCCTTTGCTTCATGGAATTGTCGTATCTGGTTTGAAATATCAATACGAGAGGTTTTCTCGGCAACTTTATTTTGCGTTTCCTGTATATCGATATCAGTGAAAAAGCCCTTTTCCGGATTATATTTTTGTTTTTTATTAAGACGGCGAAGCAGGGTGTTTACCTCTTCCTTAAGTTCACGGATTCGGGTTTCACGACCGTTCATAAGGTGATTCATAATTTCCAGTTCGCGGTACTGTCTTTGCAGTTTCTTTTCTGCCAGCACTTTCTCGGTAATGTTTTCTTTAATAGCAATGTAGTTTGTAATTGCGCCTTGAGAATTTTTTATAGGAGAAATAGTTGCAACTTCATAGTAAATATCGCCGGATTTGTTTTTATTTTCGAATTCACCATGCCAGGTTCTACCGGATGAAATTGTTTTCCATAGTTCTTCATAGTAGCTTTCATCCATATGTCCTGATTTTAATATGCGCGGATTTTCCCCAATAGCTTCTTCGGCTGTATAGCCCGTAGAAAGGGTAAAGGCTGGGTTTACATACTCAATGATTCCTTCAAGGTCTGTAATAACAACGGTCGATTTTGTTTGTTCTATGGCAATGTTAATTCGTCGATTTTGTTCTTCTGTTTTCTTCTGCTTGGTTACCTCTATATGGGTACCAAACATGGTTACGGGGGCGCCTGTTTCATCCCACTCCAAAATCTTTCCCTTCCCATGAATCCACACCCAATGTCCTTTTTTATGATGCATACGAAATTCAATGTCGAGTTCTTCTGATTCTTTTTTAAGGCATTGATTCACGGCGTGCAGTGTTTCGGAAACGTCATCGGGATGGAGGAGGTTTTTCCATGTATCAAAGCCGGTTTCTCCCAATTCTTCCGAGGTATAGCCGATAATATTGACCCATCCCGTATCGAAATACGTTTCGTTGGTTTTTATATTCCATTTCCATGTACCGATGTTGAGAGATTCCGTGATGCGGAAAAAATATTCTCGCTGTGCGTCTGCATAGGCAGATCGATGAATTTGATCTGTAATATCTATTATATATGACACGCAGTCTGAAAGAGCTCCCTCTTCATAGGTGAAGAGGGTGTAGTGATCAACCCAGATGTATTCTCCCACATGAGTTTCAAGGCGGTAGGGGGTATGGTGCAGGGTTTCTGCTTTATGTGATATGGCTTGAGTAATTTCTTTTGTATAGGTGTCTCGATCCTGTGAAGAGATGAGAGATGTATACAAAATTCTATTCTGAAGAAAATCTTTGGGGAAATAGCCGAGAATGGATTGGGTATTCTCAGAAACAAAAGACAGGCTATGAGTATCGATGTCCTTCCAATGAAACAACATGACAGGACCATTCATAAAGAGGACTCGTTCATACTCAAGTTCTTGTCTCTTTTTGTGTGTGTCAGTTATATCAAGGGCAGAACAGAGAACTTGTGAGGCCCCCGCTGATGGTGGGAGATTGGGAATTAAATGCACACAAAAAAAACGCGATTCTCCCTGAGAGTTTTCCATGGATGTCCACGTACACAGGGCCTCTCCAGAGGAGAGAACCTGTTCAATTTCTTCGTATAAGGGGCTTTCTTCGGTGAACATATTCTCCTGCTCTTCTGCAAGATGGAAAAACTCTTGTGTTGCCCTGTTTGCATATTGATACGTGCGCTGTATATCGATTGCCCAAAGTAGAACTGTTTTTCCCATACACACTCCGGAGGTATTTTATGTGTAATTACACTTGATATGTAAGTGTAGCATCCTCCGGAGGTATGCGCAATTCTTTTTTCTTATTTTCGCACTTCGTAGGAGAGAGTGTCCGTATTATTTCGGGTTACTACTACGGTTTGAGTAGCATCCAATTCGCCTGATATGAGCAATTTAGAAATATCTGTTTCTACACGACGCTGGATAAGACGTTTGAGAGGCCGTGCTCCAAAATGGGGGTCATATCCTGTTTGTGCTAAGTATGTCAGGGCAGAGTCATCTATTTCTATTTGAATATCTTGTGCAGCAAGCCGTTTTCGTAGTCGCTCTATCTGTAGACGAGTAATTTCACGTATATGCTCCGTGGAGAGGCCGTGAAAAAGAATTGTCTCATCAATACGATTAAGAAATTCCGGCTTAAAATGGTTATGGAGTAACCCTTCTATGGTTGTTCGTAGGGAGTCCATGTGTGCTGTTCCCTGTTCAAGAATCTTGTCTGAACCAAGGTTGGAGGTCATAATGATAATGGTATTTTTAAAATTTACCACTCGACCCTTTGAATCCGTGACATGCCCTTCATCCAGTATTTGTAGAAGAATATTGAATACATCAGGATGCGCCTTCTCGATTTCATCAAGCAGAACTACCGCGTAGGGTTTACGGCGTATCGATTCGGTTAGTTTTCCCCCTTCATCATACCCAACATATCCCGGAGGTGCTCCAATTAGTTTTGACACAGAGTGTTTTTCCATACACTCAGACATATCAATTCGCACCATGGCTCGTTCATCATCAAAGAGATTTTCTGCCAAGGTGCGGGCGAGCTCTGTTTTCCCCACTCCCGTAGGTCCGAGGAAAAGGAATGAGCCAATAGGTTTGTTGGGGTCATTTAAACCAGCTCGGGCACGAAGGATTGCATCAGAAACGTGATGTACGGCATCGTTTTGACCCACAACTCGTTCATGCAGTCTGTCTTCCAAATGAAGCAGTTTTTCCCGTTCGCCCTGCACGAGTTTTTCAACAGGAATTCGAGTCCATTTGCTTACCACTGTGGCAATATCCTCTTCAGTAATTTCTTCTGAGAGAAGTTTGTTTTCCTCATTATTTCGTGAATGCTCTTCGGCCCGTTGAAGAGCTTCTTCGGTTTGTGGGATACGGCCGTGTTTCAGCTCTGCAGCACGGGTGAGATCGTATTCCCGTTCTGCCCGGGCAAGTTCTGATTTATATTGATCTAAGAGGGCCCGAAGCTCACGTTGTCGTGAGACGGTTTGCTTTTCTCGCTCCCACCGTGTAAGGAGAGTATTTCGTTTTTCTTCAATATCTGCGAGGCGCTCACGGAGTTCCCGTAATTTCTCAGAATTTTGAAATTCATCATCTTCCTGCAGCCCGCGTATCTCTATTTCAAGTTGGAGTTTTTTTCGTGTTAATTCATCTATCTCAATAGGAGAGGAGTCGATCTCCGTACGGCGTAATGCCGCAGCCTCATCCATGAGGTCAATGGCTTTATCCGGAAGAAATCGAGCGGTAATATAGCGATCGGAAAGGGTCGCCGCGGCAATGAGAGTGTCATCACGAATCTTAACCCCATGGTGCACTTCATAGCGATCACGAAGCCCCCGGAGTATGGATACAGTATCTTCCACCGTAGGTTGTTCAACCATTACTGTCTGGAATCGTCGCTCCAGAGCGGCATCTTTCTCAATATGCTTTTGGTATTCGTCAAGAGTTGTGGCTCCAATACAGTGAAGCTCTCCCCGCGCCAACATCGGTTTTAAGAGGTTACCAGCATCCATGGAACCCTCTGTCTTTCCAGCCCCGACAACGGTGTGGAGCTCATCGATAAAAAGGATGATAGAACCGGCGTCCTTTACTTCTCGAAGAACCTCTTTTAAACGTTCTTCAAATTCTCCACGATATTTGGCTCCGGCAATGAGTGCTCCCATGTCAAGAGAGACGAGACGTTTCTCTTTTAAGCTTTCCGGTACATCTCCCTCTATGATACGCCGGGCAAGTCCTTCTGCAATAGCTGTTTTTCCTACGCCGGGTTCACCAATTAACACAGGATTATTTTTGGTTCGCCGTGAAAGAATTTGGATTACCCGACGAATTTCTTCATCGCGACCAATGACTGGATCAAGGTTTCCTTCACGGGCACGATTGGTAAGATCTTGACCAAATTTTTCCAGAGCATTCATGGTATCTTCAGGAGTATCCGTGGTTATTTTTTTGTCTTTGCGTAACTCCTTTACAGCAGCCTCTACTGCTTCTGCGGTTATACCGTGGGAGGTAAGTATCTGTTTCATGGGGGGACTTTTATGGAGAATTCCCAAAAACAGATGATCCGTAGATACGTAGGCATCTTGGCTTTTTCGAGCTCTTTTTTCAGCATCAGCAAGCACCAGGGTGGATTCTCGTGACAGGTATGGGCTTTGTGCACCGGTTCCACTTACAGAGGGGAGTTTGGCAAGTTCGCGATCAAGGGCCTTTTGTAACATGTCCCGATCTTTCCCCATGGTGGTTAATAACTCTGGTATAAATCCCTCTTCTTGAGAAATAAGGGCATGGAGAATGTGGACAGGGGCTATTTCGCTGTTGTTTCGTTCAAGGGCAGTAAGTTGTCCTTCCTGTATTGCTTCTTGGGCTTTCTTGGTAAATGTTTCAAAATTCATGGGAAACTCCTTTGTATTTTGAATACGATTCTTTTCATGTGGTCTAAAACAAAAAGTGTGCCAATCCGTATGTAAGACAATTTCGATCGCTTTTGCAACAATTTGTTTGAAATTTTAACAGAAATCGCCTATGATGTGGCAAAAGGAGTGGTAAAACTTCGCTTTTTTTTAAAATTGGAATCTCCTGTCCATGGGGTATTAAATGAGCAAAAATGTCAAAAGATAAATATGAAATATGAACAGTTTTGTATATACTATACAGTAAGCAGTAATAGGATATACCACCGTGACAAGTGAGTTGTGTATGGGCCACGTCGTTTTCTTCCTTCTATGGATTCTTTGTGCAGGTTGTATTGGTGCTGATACTGTGCCTCACCGCCCTTTTCCACAGGAGGAACGGTGGGGGCATGCGATTCGTCCCAGCCAGTACTCTCAAGAAGAGTTGAATAACCACGTGGTTGATCTGTATGAGTACTACCGTGATACGTATTTGCGCCCGTCTCAAAGAACTGAAGGAGGGTATTATATCCACTCAGGTGGAACAAATGTTAATTTTTCTACCACGGCAACCGTTTCGGAAGCTCATGGATATGGTATGATACTTTTTGCTCTTATGGCTGGGCATGATGTGGAGGCAAAAGAGTATTTTGATGGTATGGTTGCTTTCTTTCTGGATCATCCCAGTGGTGCCAATCCTTATAATATGTCATGGGAAATTGAGGGGCAAGAACGTCGACGCCCCAGAAATTCTGCTACCGATGGAGATTTAGATATTGCCTATGCCCTTATTTTGGCGCACAATCAATGGGGTTCCACGGGGCGGTATGACTATCGTCAAAAGGCATACGACATGATTATTCATGGGATTTTGGTGGATAATATGTCTCAGCGTACAAAACGAACCCTTCTGGGTGACTGGGATAGGGATCACTATACCTCTCGTACATCCGACTGGATGCCTGCTCATTTTCGCGCATTTGCAGATGTTACGGGGGATGACTTTTTTCTTGAGGCTATTGATACTGTGTACGCCTTGATAGAAAGTGTACAGAGTGAATTCTCTCCTCACACCGGCCTTCTTCCCGACTTTATTACGGGGCGGTTCCCCGAACCGGATCCCCGTGGTGGTGGAACCTATGAGAATAATTCTGAGAAGTATGATTGGAATGCGTGTCGAGTTCCATGGCGGATTGCCACGGAGTATCTACACCATGAATCTCCTGCGGCGCGAGAGTTTTGTAGTACCGTTATAGAGTGGCTTATTGCCCACACTGAGGGGGATCCCCGTCGTATTACGGCAGGCTATACCCTTTCGGGTGAAGAGTTAGTAGATTACTCTTCTGTAGCATTTCAGGCGCCTTTTGCCCTTGCGGCAACGGTTGATGAGCGATTCCAAGACTATCTTGATGCATCGTGGGATATCCTGCGTAAAGATCGTGGTAATGGTGTGTATGTAACAGCGATTAATTTATTTTCCATGCTTTTAATTTCGGGTAATTGGTGGGCCCCTCAAGGATAGTTAGGTACTGTAACCAGATGGAGTTGATATGCCGTGTATAAAACTGTTATTCTGTCTTTTTGTTCTCAGTGTTCAGCTGTGGGCAGGGCCACAAAGACCGTTTCCGCAAGAGGTTTCCCCTGAGCATGCAATTCAGCCTGATAGATATACCCAGGAAGAGATGAACGAAGATGTTATTGCTGTCTATGAGCATTACAAAACCTTTTTGCGTGAGTCTTTGCGTACCCCCGGGGGATATTACATGCTTGCTGGCGGAACAAACATTGGCTTTGATACCACGGCAACAGTTTCCGAGGCTCACGGGTACGGTATGATTGTTTTTGCTCTTATGGCAGGATATGACGAGGGAGCTAAGGAATATTTTGATGGAATGTATCAATTTTATCGAGACAATCCAAGCTATGTTAATTCCTATAATATGGCATGGGAAATTGAGGGGTTGGAGCGTGAACGTGGTGAGCGTTCCTCAGCCACCGATGGGGATATGGACATTGCCTATGCTCTTCTTCTTGCGCATCGTCAGTGGGGTTCAGATGGGGAAATAGACTATTTGCAGGCGGCACAAAATCTTATTACCCGGGGGTTAAAAGAAGACTGCATGTCTCCTTATACGGCTCGTATTATGCTGGGAGATTGGGATCAATGGAGTGATAATTATCACTATACCACACGGAGTTCAGACTGGATGACTGCTCATCTTCGGACCTATTACTGGGCAACGGAAGATGCGTTTTGGCTTGAAGCGGTAGACACCGTGTACAGTATTATGGATGCCATCACCCAAAACTATTCTCCCCAGACGGGGTTGATGCCTGATTTTGTTGCCGGCAGAGATCCCTATCCCGACCCTGATGGAGGAGGTACTGGTGAACCAAACTCACATAAATATGACTGGAATGCATGCCGTGTTCCTTGGCGTATCGGTATGGATTATGTTCATTTTGAAAGCCCGGAGGCACGAGAAGCAGCAAAAAATATGATGACATGGGTCATGGAAAAGACCGGAGGAGATCCTGCTGAGATAGTGGGAGGCTATCATCTTGATGGTACGCCAATTGAGGGGCGGGCACCAACGATTGCCTTTCAAGCACCCTTTGCAGTAACAGCCATGATTGATGAAGAATATCAGGACTTTTTAAACAAAAGCTGGGCCCTAATGCGAGAAGGGAAAGAGACAAGCGTATATCGAACAGCACTCAACCTTCTATCTATGCTTGTGGTATCGGGTAACTGGTGGAACCCTGTGGAGGAAAGACCGGGGCAGAGGGAGTTTCGACTAAATGTGCATAATGGCACCGGTGGTGGTGTCTACGAAGTGGGGGATACGGTGACTATCCATGCGGA harbors:
- a CDS encoding response regulator, which produces MGQELLSVFSTDSTPKTTEKETQTTLKNTTILLVEDNEINQEVSLALLGEMGVKTDLAQDGKEVIKLTEETVYDVILMDIQMPEMDGFETTKYIRNYVDKNKQTPIIAMSAHALSDIKEKAIEAGMNDYITKPIDMNVLQEKIENILTHTSSEIPIPETTLIFNKEAFLHGYYEKDVALKILTAFLQRFPRDLEKLHDLVNTEDWDALRHHTHTMKGATSNLGVEKLNLCSAFMEDAAKEHNSDRIKAESQRIDSLYAEAKKAIEEAISSNYFGQS
- a CDS encoding PAS domain-containing protein; protein product: MGKTVLLWAIDIQRTYQYANRATQEFFHLAEEQENMFTEESPLYEEIEQVLSSGEALCTWTSMENSQGESRFFCVHLIPNLPPSAGASQVLCSALDITDTHKKRQELEYERVLFMNGPVMLFHWKDIDTHSLSFVSENTQSILGYFPKDFLQNRILYTSLISSQDRDTYTKEITQAISHKAETLHHTPYRLETHVGEYIWVDHYTLFTYEEGALSDCVSYIIDITDQIHRSAYADAQREYFFRITESLNIGTWKWNIKTNETYFDTGWVNIIGYTSEELGETGFDTWKNLLHPDDVSETLHAVNQCLKKESEELDIEFRMHHKKGHWVWIHGKGKILEWDETGAPVTMFGTHIEVTKQKKTEEQNRRINIAIEQTKSTVVITDLEGIIEYVNPAFTLSTGYTAEEAIGENPRILKSGHMDESYYEELWKTISSGRTWHGEFENKNKSGDIYYEVATISPIKNSQGAITNYIAIKENITEKVLAEKKLQRQYRELEIMNHLMNGRETRIRELKEEVNTLLRRLNKKQKYNPEKGFFTDIDIQETQNKVAEKTSRIDISNQIRQFHEAKDTLFELVAHLEENYPRDASSECSSLFSQLLSLKESLAQESTTLEHAIYTLVESIDETSRNALSIAEDEERMRKKAEEYTLALTKQKDIAQRLAKKAKLANSAKSDFIANMSHEIRTPLNGILGLIKLLLSTNLDDKQEKFAESISSSGQILLSLVNDILDISKIEAKRLDLESIDFSIHKLLSETMLSLSFKAEEKGLSLKYDIASDVPEFFRGDPIRLRQVITNLVSNAIKFTHQGGVFIRVTTAKDTPLHIAVEDSGIGVRDEKKEVLFDKFSQADTSTTRKYGGTGLGLAISKELTTLMGGEIGVRDNSPRGAIFWIRLPLQQPKDITLSPLRERTLLFIIPTHEEYVWNKIKDMRLTADRCESAPEAINHLYTKEIAYEGVVVSDDLKGMSAAQFAKTISTIDDFSCCKRILLTRESGSPCALRIHPQYPQRRSYYGDGTRAPFCFFYRLNAQNNRKRNTNNTEKHNHSSCGR
- the clpB gene encoding ATP-dependent chaperone ClpB; the encoded protein is MNFETFTKKAQEAIQEGQLTALERNNSEIAPVHILHALISQEEGFIPELLTTMGKDRDMLQKALDRELAKLPSVSGTGAQSPYLSRESTLVLADAEKRARKSQDAYVSTDHLFLGILHKSPPMKQILTSHGITAEAVEAAVKELRKDKKITTDTPEDTMNALEKFGQDLTNRAREGNLDPVIGRDEEIRRVIQILSRRTKNNPVLIGEPGVGKTAIAEGLARRIIEGDVPESLKEKRLVSLDMGALIAGAKYRGEFEERLKEVLREVKDAGSIILFIDELHTVVGAGKTEGSMDAGNLLKPMLARGELHCIGATTLDEYQKHIEKDAALERRFQTVMVEQPTVEDTVSILRGLRDRYEVHHGVKIRDDTLIAAATLSDRYITARFLPDKAIDLMDEAAALRRTEIDSSPIEIDELTRKKLQLEIEIRGLQEDDEFQNSEKLRELRERLADIEEKRNTLLTRWEREKQTVSRQRELRALLDQYKSELARAEREYDLTRAAELKHGRIPQTEEALQRAEEHSRNNEENKLLSEEITEEDIATVVSKWTRIPVEKLVQGEREKLLHLEDRLHERVVGQNDAVHHVSDAILRARAGLNDPNKPIGSFLFLGPTGVGKTELARTLAENLFDDERAMVRIDMSECMEKHSVSKLIGAPPGYVGYDEGGKLTESIRRKPYAVVLLDEIEKAHPDVFNILLQILDEGHVTDSKGRVVNFKNTIIIMTSNLGSDKILEQGTAHMDSLRTTIEGLLHNHFKPEFLNRIDETILFHGLSTEHIREITRLQIERLRKRLAAQDIQIEIDDSALTYLAQTGYDPHFGARPLKRLIQRRVETDISKLLISGELDATQTVVVTRNNTDTLSYEVRK
- a CDS encoding glycosyl hydrolase family 8: MGHVVFFLLWILCAGCIGADTVPHRPFPQEERWGHAIRPSQYSQEELNNHVVDLYEYYRDTYLRPSQRTEGGYYIHSGGTNVNFSTTATVSEAHGYGMILFALMAGHDVEAKEYFDGMVAFFLDHPSGANPYNMSWEIEGQERRRPRNSATDGDLDIAYALILAHNQWGSTGRYDYRQKAYDMIIHGILVDNMSQRTKRTLLGDWDRDHYTSRTSDWMPAHFRAFADVTGDDFFLEAIDTVYALIESVQSEFSPHTGLLPDFITGRFPEPDPRGGGTYENNSEKYDWNACRVPWRIATEYLHHESPAAREFCSTVIEWLIAHTEGDPRRITAGYTLSGEELVDYSSVAFQAPFALAATVDERFQDYLDASWDILRKDRGNGVYVTAINLFSMLLISGNWWAPQG
- a CDS encoding glycosyl hydrolase family 8, whose protein sequence is MPCIKLLFCLFVLSVQLWAGPQRPFPQEVSPEHAIQPDRYTQEEMNEDVIAVYEHYKTFLRESLRTPGGYYMLAGGTNIGFDTTATVSEAHGYGMIVFALMAGYDEGAKEYFDGMYQFYRDNPSYVNSYNMAWEIEGLERERGERSSATDGDMDIAYALLLAHRQWGSDGEIDYLQAAQNLITRGLKEDCMSPYTARIMLGDWDQWSDNYHYTTRSSDWMTAHLRTYYWATEDAFWLEAVDTVYSIMDAITQNYSPQTGLMPDFVAGRDPYPDPDGGGTGEPNSHKYDWNACRVPWRIGMDYVHFESPEAREAAKNMMTWVMEKTGGDPAEIVGGYHLDGTPIEGRAPTIAFQAPFAVTAMIDEEYQDFLNKSWALMREGKETSVYRTALNLLSMLVVSGNWWNPVEERPGQREFRLNVHNGTGGGVYEVGDTVTIHADDPPAGTEFLSGVGMFLFFQRQQKRQSSLLCHVKIFSLLHFIEIPLQKKIRRDFPRVL